The genomic DNA ATATATCTTATTTTTTCTCGATTGAAGGTGGAAAACAATCTCTTAAAAAGTTTCATGGCTTCTCTAATTTTCTTCTCGTGAAAATATATAAGCTATTATAATAGCTATTGTAGCACCGTCAAGGCTAAAGCCTTTAAGAAATTCGTTTCTTCAATTCCATGATCCGGGCGTGGGAAGTTTCGATCATAGATTTGGAGATGCGTCTCTTCTCGACCCCTTTGATCAGGGCTTCGAACATGCGCAGGAAAAGATCCGGGTCATTCCCTTCCGGGCTGTTATTGGAAGCCAAAAGGATGTCCACACCCGCCTCGACAGCCAGGAGACACGCCTCTTCCAGGCTGAACCGCTTGACAATCGCGCCCATTTGCAGGTCGTCGGAAATGACTACGCCCTGGTAGCCTATCTTTTCCCTCAGAAGGATTCGTAAAATTTTCGGCGATAGGGTTATGGGGAATTTTTTATCCCATCCGCAGTGGTGAATATGCGAAGTCATTACCGTGTCGGCTAATCCCTCCTCGATTAACCAGGAGAAGGGGTGGATTTCCTGGGGCTGGTAAAGGGACGTTACATCGGCTACCTCGAAATGAGTGTCCTTACCCGCGCTTCCTTTTCCTGGAAAATGTTTCAGGCAGGTAAGGATACTCTGTTGCCGGTGGGCGAGAATGAAGGCTTTGGCATGCCGATAAACCAGCTTCGGGTCAGATCCGAAGGAACGGCCGTTGCGGGAAATCAGGCCTTCGGGGTTGAGGTCCAGGTCCACAACCGGGGCCAGGTTGAGGTGGATCCCACTGCGCTGGAGATCCTTAGCCATTGCTTCTGCGGCCAGGGTAGTCACTGCAGGATCATCCTTCTCTCCGAGGGATCGGGGACTCGGGGTCTCTGGAAATCCAGCAGCGGGTCCAAGCCGGCTCACGATCCCCCCTTCCTGGTCGACCGATATGAGAAGGGGAACGCGGGAATATTTTTGCAACCCGGACGTAAGGGCTTTGAGCTGATCGGGAGAGATGATATTTTTCGGGCAGATCCGGGCCGCCTCATTCCGGGTCAGATCGGCCTTCTTCTTCTGCTCATTGAGGTAACCTTTTAGGTCGATGTTGTAAAGAATCACGCCGCCGAGAGAATAATTTTTTATAGCATGGACAATGGGGCATTCTTCTGCCAGCTCGGCCTCTGGGAACCCCACCATGATCATCTGAGCGATCTTTTCCTTCAATTCCTTGGAAGTCATATTTCCTCCTTGGACACCCAGGCCAGAGTAGGTTTCAAGAACGGGATCAGCAGCAGGGGCGCCAGGCCGAGCAGGAAGGTAGCAAGGAAAAAGACCGGATAACCCAGAAAAGAGGCGGAATAGCCGCTGGCGACTCCTGCCAGAGAACGGCCGAGGCCGAAAAGGGTGCTGAGAAAAGCATAGTGGGTAGCACTAAATCTCTTGTCGCAGAGTTTCATCAGGAAGCTTAAGAAAGCGGAAGTGGCCAGGCCGATGGCCAAGCTTTCCAGCAGGGCCGCAAAGTAAATAGAGAATGCTGGGGCGAAGGGAAGAGAAGCCAGCGTATAGCCCAGGCTGGCGCTCGCTTGAATCGTGCCTAAAATCCAGAGTGACTTTACAATTCCCCAGCGGGCCGTCAAAGATCCCCCCGTAATGGCCCCGACAATACTGGCCAGGATTCCCAGGGTGCCTACGACAAAGCCGATCTGTCCGGGAGTAAACCCCCGGTCGATCCAGAAGGGGTTGGACATAGCCACTAACATGGCTTCACCTACTTTAAAAGAAAGGATGAAAATAACGGCCGCCAAGAAGTTCTGCCGTTGGAAAAGGATGCGGATGGGTCCCACCCATTGCTGCCAGAGAGATGGCCGGTGGGAAACGGCTGGTCTTTTCCTGCGGAAGGCTGGGAAACTGAAGACGACCATAGCCAGAATAGCCATAATCATTGCCGCGGCGATAAAGGTGAAGGACCATCCAAAGGAATCGCTCAGCATCACCAGGAGGCCACCGGCGGCGATCAGAGCTACCCGGTAAGATGCGGAACGGACCCCGTTCGCCGGGCCTAACTCTTTTTCGTCCAGGATGTCTATCGTGTAGGCATCGGCAGCAATATCCTGGGTGGCCGAAGCCAAGCAAATTCCAGAGAGCATCAGCCAGAACAAGGCCTTATCGGAGACCGGGTCGAGAATGGCCAAAATCGCACTGAAAAGAGCAATGGAAAGTTGACTCGGGAAAATCCAGAAATAGCGTTGGCCAAAACGATCCACCAGAGGAGCCCAGAGAAGCTTTAAAGACCAGGCCAAACCTAAGAGACTGAGCAGCCCGATTTCCTCCAGGGAGATTTTTTTTACCCGAAAATATACCGAGAGAGCATTGTTGATCAGGCCGAAAGGAAGGCCCTCGGAAAAATAGAGGAGCGCCACCACGGCCATTTTGGTGCGGGTGGAAAGCAATCTTTAACCTTTATTTTTTAGTTCTTGAGTTAAAATTTTTCCAGTGGAGGATTTAGGAAGCTCGGAACAAATCTCCACCTGGCGGGGAACCTTGTAGGGAGCCAGATTGGCCCTACAGAAATCGATAATTTCCCCCTCGGAGGTTTGCTGCCCGGGCTTAAGAGTGATGAAGGCCTTGGGGATTTCCCCCTTCACTTCATCCGGAATGCCGACAACTGCCGCTTCGTACACCGCCGGGTGGGTGTAGAGTACTTCCTCGATCTCCCGGGGATAGACATTATAACCGCCGGTGATAATCAAATCCTTTTTCCGACCGACGATGTAAAAATATCCATCTTCATCCTGTTGCGCTAAATCCCCTGTATAGACCCATCCTTCCCGGATAGATTCCCGGGTTAGCTCCGGAAGTTTCCAGTACCCTTTGGCGGCATTGGCACCTTTGAAGAGCAATTCGCCAACCTCTCCGGGGACGACTTCCTTCCCATCCTTGTCAATCAAGCGGGTCTGGACATTGGGGACGGAAAGGCCGATGGAGCCGGCTTTTCTCACCCCATGCACGGGGTTGGCCGTAACGAGGCCGGTGGACTCGGTAAGGCCGTAAACTTCCAAGATTTCAGCATGAAAGCGCCTCTCCCAGTTTTTTAGCAGTTCGACCGAGAGGGAAGACCCACCGGAGAGACCCATCCGGATGGAAGAGGTTTTGTAGATTCCTTTCTCCCAGGCGTGATAGATGTAATTGAACATCGTAGGTACTCCCGGAAACCAGGTTATGCCGTAATTGGCGAAGGCCTGGAGAGCGGCTTCGGCCTGGAAGCGCTCCAGGATGACCACGGTCCCGCCAGAACTCAGACTCCCGAATACAGGACTCGCCACAGCAAAAACGTGGACGAGGGGGAGAACCGCCATAGTGATGTCTTCTTCCTTAAGACCATAAGCCCTGGCGATGTTCGGGCCGGAGAAGGTGAAATTCCCATGGGTAAGTATAACACCCTTAGGTTGTCCCAGAGTTCCGGAGGTGTAAAAGATAATGGCGGTGTCTTCGCAATTGAGGTCCACGGGTTGGAGAGACCTGGCCGCAGGAACCAAACCCTCCACGGTCTTGAAGATTGACGAATCCGCTCCTTGGCGGAAAATAGCCTTTTCTAGGATTGGGACCTGGGGTCGAATCCCTTCAATTGTTTTTTGGAATTGAACTGTGGACAGTAAGACCTTGGCTTCCGAGTTGTTCAGAAGGAAGGCAATTTCTCGGGGGGTATAGAGCGGGTTGATAGGAATGACCGTTCCTCCAACCTTGATAATGGAAAAATAACAGAGCAACGTATCCATACTGTTGGGCAAGAGCACGGCTGTATGATCCCCTTTTTTCATTCCCAGAGACTGAAGGGCAGCAGCCATGCGGTCGGTGATTAGGTCAAATTCCCCATAAGTGAGGGCAATGGGCCCTTCCCGCAGAAAAATTTTATTGTAAAATTCTTTAGCCCGCTCTTTGATGAATTGGGTGAGGTTCATCGAACAATCCCCTTGATAGTCAATCTTCAGCTGGCCATCCCGCGAAACGGGGGGTTCTATAGAAAATTTTTTCCTTCAATCTTCGCCTTCTCGCTGGGGCAGTCCAGCTCGCTTCTTCCCCAGCCGAGGAAGGAGGGGAAAGACCAAAAGAAAAAAGGAGATCAGCATCAAGACCGCTGAGATGGGGCGGGTGAAGAAGATCATGGGGTCTCCCGCCGAGAGGAGCAAAGAACGACGAAGGGCCGTCTCCATCATGGGCCCCAAGACGAGGGCTAAAACCAAAGGAGCCCCTTCATATTCGAATTTTTTGAACAGGTAACCGATGAGCCCAAAAATGACCATGATCAAGACTTCGGTGATGCTGTTGTTCAGGCTGTAGGCTCCGATCAGGCAAAAAAGGAGGATTAAGGGGAAGAGGATGGGGTAGGGAACTTTGAGAATTTTTATCCAGAGCCCGATCAGAGGAAGGTTGAGGACTAAGAGCATGACGTTTCCTAAGTACATACTTGTCACCGCCCCCCAGAAAAGGTCTGGATGCTCCTTGACCAGCATGGGGCCGGGCTGCATCCCATGGATCATCATCGCTCCTAAGAGGATGGCCATGACGGCGTTCGCCGGGATGCCGAGAGTGAGCAGGGGAATGAAGGCCCCTCCCGTAGCCGCGTTGTTTGCCGACTCCGGGCCGGCCACACCCT from Deltaproteobacteria bacterium includes the following:
- a CDS encoding tripartite tricarboxylate transporter permease, which gives rise to LGVLPGGGAVISSFVSYAVEKKVSKHPEKFGSGMIEGVAGPESANNAATGGAFIPLLTLGIPANAVMAILLGAMMIHGMQPGPMLVKEHPDLFWGAVTSMYLGNVMLLVLNLPLIGLWIKILKVPYPILFPLILLFCLIGAYSLNNSITEVLIMVIFGLIGYLFKKFEYEGAPLVLALVLGPMMETALRRSLLLSAGDPMIFFTRPISAVLMLISFFLLVFPLLPRLGKKRAGLPQREGED
- a CDS encoding long-chain fatty acid--CoA ligase, giving the protein MNLTQFIKERAKEFYNKIFLREGPIALTYGEFDLITDRMAAALQSLGMKKGDHTAVLLPNSMDTLLCYFSIIKVGGTVIPINPLYTPREIAFLLNNSEAKVLLSTVQFQKTIEGIRPQVPILEKAIFRQGADSSIFKTVEGLVPAARSLQPVDLNCEDTAIIFYTSGTLGQPKGVILTHGNFTFSGPNIARAYGLKEEDITMAVLPLVHVFAVASPVFGSLSSGGTVVILERFQAEAALQAFANYGITWFPGVPTMFNYIYHAWEKGIYKTSSIRMGLSGGSSLSVELLKNWERRFHAEILEVYGLTESTGLVTANPVHGVRKAGSIGLSVPNVQTRLIDKDGKEVVPGEVGELLFKGANAAKGYWKLPELTRESIREGWVYTGDLAQQDEDGYFYIVGRKKDLIITGGYNVYPREIEEVLYTHPAVYEAAVVGIPDEVKGEIPKAFITLKPGQQTSEGEIIDFCRANLAPYKVPRQVEICSELPKSSTGKILTQELKNKG
- a CDS encoding MFS transporter, producing MLSTRTKMAVVALLYFSEGLPFGLINNALSVYFRVKKISLEEIGLLSLLGLAWSLKLLWAPLVDRFGQRYFWIFPSQLSIALFSAILAILDPVSDKALFWLMLSGICLASATQDIAADAYTIDILDEKELGPANGVRSASYRVALIAAGGLLVMLSDSFGWSFTFIAAAMIMAILAMVVFSFPAFRRKRPAVSHRPSLWQQWVGPIRILFQRQNFLAAVIFILSFKVGEAMLVAMSNPFWIDRGFTPGQIGFVVGTLGILASIVGAITGGSLTARWGIVKSLWILGTIQASASLGYTLASLPFAPAFSIYFAALLESLAIGLATSAFLSFLMKLCDKRFSATHYAFLSTLFGLGRSLAGVASGYSASFLGYPVFFLATFLLGLAPLLLIPFLKPTLAWVSKEEI
- a CDS encoding glycoside hydrolase family 3 N-terminal domain-containing protein, with translation MTSKELKEKIAQMIMVGFPEAELAEECPIVHAIKNYSLGGVILYNIDLKGYLNEQKKKADLTRNEAARICPKNIISPDQLKALTSGLQKYSRVPLLISVDQEGGIVSRLGPAAGFPETPSPRSLGEKDDPAVTTLAAEAMAKDLQRSGIHLNLAPVVDLDLNPEGLISRNGRSFGSDPKLVYRHAKAFILAHRQQSILTCLKHFPGKGSAGKDTHFEVADVTSLYQPQEIHPFSWLIEEGLADTVMTSHIHHCGWDKKFPITLSPKILRILLREKIGYQGVVISDDLQMGAIVKRFSLEEACLLAVEAGVDILLASNNSPEGNDPDLFLRMFEALIKGVEKRRISKSMIETSHARIMELKKRIS